In Conger conger chromosome 12, fConCon1.1, whole genome shotgun sequence, one DNA window encodes the following:
- the LOC133141610 gene encoding butyrophilin subfamily 2 member A2-like, giving the protein MKCAVRREETQCGGLETQCGGGDAVRGVEKQCGGGDTVWGGGDAVRGVGDAVRGGGDAVRGEETRCGGEETQCGGGDAVRGVGDAVRGEETQCRGLSVRGPAMPLRVQLGASVTLPCTVDTPIPLHELEVQWMREDSGSLVHLSLGGESRPESQSPAYSGRAEFFTEEISKGNFSLLLMNVTTEDKGMYKCVVHTEHESSETNVTIDTERLVVTGADVPVFAYAGEDVILNCSVDTHVPLRELEVEWMKTNEEIQVLLFMEGRYRPESQPERFRGRAEFFSEEIPKGNFSMKLRDVKPEDGGEFMCRVHTCAESISLYTYSANATTLLEISRFSTLQWILLITLPIIGLIIIMCIAKLCCKGKCSLLFHSI; this is encoded by the exons ATGAAGTGCGCAGTGAGGAgggaggagacgcagtgcgGGGGGTTGGAGACGCAGTGCGGGGGGGGAGACGCAGTGCGGGGGGTGGAGAAGCAGTGCGGGGGAGGAGAcacagtgtgggggggaggagacgcagtACGGGGGGTTGGAGATGCAGTGCGGGGAGGAGGAGACGCAGTGCGGGGGGAGGAGACTcggtgtgggggggaggagacgcagtgcgGGGGTGGAGATGCAGTGCGGGGGGTTGGAGACGCAGTGCggggggaggagacgcagtGCAGGG GTTTGTCAGTGCGAGGTCCTGCAATGCCACTACGTGTCCAGCTGGGGGCGTCTGTGACGTTGCCCTGCACTGTGGATACCCCAATACCTCTGCATGAGCTGGAGGTGCAGTGGATGAGGGAAGATTCTGGAAGCCTGGTGCATCTGTCCCTGGGAGGAGAGAGTCGGCCAGAATCACAGAGCCCAGCGTACAGTGGCAGGGCCGagtttttcactgaagaaatCTCCAAAGGaaacttctctctgctgcttATGAATGTAACCACCGAAGACAAAGGGATGTACAAGTGTGTAGTTCACACTGAACACGAGTCTAGTGAAACAAATGTGACAATAGATACTG aacgGCTGGTGGTGACTGGTGCAGACGTGCCCGTATTTGCATATGCTGGTGAAGATGTGATTCTGAACTGCTCAGTGGACACCCATGTTCCTCTCAGAGAGTTAGAAGTCGAGTGGATGAAGACAAATGAAGAAATCCAGGTGCTGCTGTTTATGGAGGGGCGGTACAGACCGgagtcacagcctgagagaTTCAGAGGGCGTGCTGAGTTCTTCAGTGAGGAGATTCCCAAAGGCAACTTCTCAATGAAACTGAGGGATGTAAAACCTGAAGATGGAGGGGAATTCATGTGCAGAGTCCATACATGTGCAGAGTCCATAAGCCTCTATACATACTCAGCCAATGCAACGACATTGCTCGAAATAAGTC GGTTTTCTACCTTGCAATGGATTTTATTGATTACTCTCCCAATTATtggacttattattattatgtgcatTGCAAAGTTATGCTGCAAGGGTAAGTGCTCTTTACTTTTCCATTCCATTTAA